A genomic segment from Euleptes europaea isolate rEulEur1 chromosome 17, rEulEur1.hap1, whole genome shotgun sequence encodes:
- the LOC130489057 gene encoding carbohydrate sulfotransferase 6-like: MARLRLSSTTVAGLLALQSGLLLFLYAQRGGFAWQSAKAPAQTHVLILSSWRSGSSLVGQLFSQHPDVFYLMEPAWHVWVTMSQNSAKVLHMAVRDLVRSVFRCDMSVFDAYMPWKRNLSDLFQWAVSRALCTHPACEYFQRTDITSESACKTLCGKYPFGKAEEACHTYSHVVLKEVRFFDLRVLYPLLTDPSLNLKIIHLVRDPRAVVKSREQSVKALARDNGIVLSTNGTKVDDTQYKVLQEICRSHVNIYETATLKPPSFLKDRYLLIRFEDLVRDPLPEITAMYKFANLRLTPKLESWIYNITHGQGPSKRKEAFQITSRDAVNVSQAWRNVLSFPKVQRVQEVCKGAINILGYQLVDSEREQKDLSLDLVLPHRRSQFSWASFSQN, translated from the coding sequence ATGGCGAGGCTCCGTCTGTCCAGCACCACCGTCGCGGGGCTCCTGGCGCTGCAAAGCGGCCTCCTGCTGTTCCTGTACGCTCAGCGCGGGGGCTTCGCGTGGCAGTCTGCGAAGGCGCCGGCCCAGACGCACGTGCTCATCCTCTCGTCCTGGAGGTCGGGCTCTTCCCTGGTGGGCCAGCTCTTCAGCCAGCATCCCGACGTCTTCTACCTGATGGAGCCGGCCTGGCACGTGTGGGTCACCATGTCCCAAAACAGCGCCAAGGTGCTGCACATGGCGGTACGAGACCTCGTCCGGTCCGTCTTCCGGTGCGACATGTCCGTCTTTGACGCCTACATGCCTTGGAAGAGAAACTTGTCGGATCTCTTCCAGTGGGCCGTGAGCCGGGCCCTGTGCACCCATCCTGCTTGCGAGTACTTCCAGCGCACGGACATCACCAGCGAGAGCGCCTGCAAGACCCTCTGTGGCAAGTACCCGTTCGGCAAGGCGGAAGAGGCCTGCCACACCTACAGCCACGTGGTCCTGAAGGAGGTCCGGTTCTTTGACTTGAGGGTGTTGTATCCTCTGCTCACGGACCCCTCCTTGAATCTCAAAATCATCCATTTGGTTCGTGACCCCAGGGCGGTCGTGAAATCCCGGGAACAGTCGGTCAAAGCGCTTGCCCGTGACAATGGGATTGTGTTGAGCACAAACGGCACAAAAGTGGATGATACTCAGTACAAAGTCCTGCAGGAAATCTGTAGAAGCCACGTTAATATTTACGAAACGGCTACTCTGAAACCTCCAAGCTTTCTCAAAGATCGTTACTTATTAATCCGATTTGAAGATCTTGTGAGGGATCCCTTACCAGAAATTACAGCAATGTATAAATTTGCAAATCTTCGGTTGACCCCCAAGCTTGAGAGCTGGATCTACAATATAACGCATGGGCAAGGACCGAGTAAAAGGAAGGAAGCCTTCCAAATCACCTCTCGAGATGCAGTCAATGTCTCCCAGGCATGGAGAAATGTTCTTTCTTTTCCGAAGGTTCAGAGAGTCCAAGAAGTTTGCAAGGGGGCTATAAATATACTAGGCTATCAGCTTGTGGATTCTGAGAGGGAGCAAAAAGACTTATCTTTGGATTTAGTGTTGCCACATCGGAGAAGCCAATTCAGTTGGGCATCATTTAGTCAAAACTAA